A genomic window from Macaca mulatta isolate MMU2019108-1 chromosome 19, T2T-MMU8v2.0, whole genome shotgun sequence includes:
- the PTBP1 gene encoding polypyrimidine tract-binding protein 1 isoform X25 → MDGIVPDIAVGTKRGSDELFSTCVTNGPFIMSSSNSAANGNDSKKFKGDSRSAGVPSRVIHIRKLPIDVTEGEVISLGLPFGKVTNLLMLKGKNQAFIEMNTEEAANTMVNYYTSVTPVLRGQPIYIQFSNHKELKTDSSPNQARAQAALQAVNSVQSGNLALAASAAAVDAGMAMAGQSPVLRIIVENLFYPVTLDVLHQIFSKFGTVLKIITFTKNNQFQALLQYADPVSAQHAKLSLDGQNIYNACCTLRIDFSKLTSLNVKYNNDKSRDYTRPDLPSGDSQPSLDQTMAAAFGAPGIISASPYAGAGFPPTFAIPQAAGLSVPNVHGALAPLAIPSAAAAAAAAGRIAIPGLAGAGNSVLLVSNLNPERVTPQSLFILFGVYGDVQRVKILFNKKENALVQMADGNQAQLGESHEPPEWAQTAREAHPHHTVKAPECAAAPRGPGGPGPDQGLWQLTPAPLQEAGLQELPEHIPALSHAAPLQHPTLRLRGGSQGSVL, encoded by the exons CGGGGATCTGACGAGCTTTTCTCTACTTGTGTCACTAACGGACCGTTTATCATGAGCAGCAGCAACTCGGCAG CAAACGGAAATGACAGCAAAAAGTTCAAAGGTGACAGCAGAAGCGCTGGCGTCCCCTCCAGAGTGATCCACATCCGGAAGCTCCCCATCGACGTCACAGAAGGAGAGGTCATCTCCCTGGGGCTGCCTTTCGGGAAGGTCACCAACCTCCTGATGCTGAAGGGGAAAAACCAG GCCTTCATCGAGATGAACACGGAGGAGGCTGCCAACACCATGGTGAACTACTACACCTCGGTGACGCCAGTGCTGCGCGGCCAGCCCATCTACATCCAGTTCTCCAACCACAAGGAGCTGAAGACCGACAGCTCTCCCAACCAGGCG CGGGCCCAGGCGGCCCTGCAGGCTGTGAACTCGGTCCAGTCGGGGAACCTGGCCTTGGCTGCCTCGGCGGCGGCCGTGGACGCAGGAATGGCGATGGCTGGGCAGAGCCCCGTGCTCAGGATCATTGTGGAGAACCTCTTCTACCCCGTGACCCTGGATGTGCTGCACCAG ATTTTTTCGAAGTTTGGCACAGTGTTGAAGATCATCACCTTCACCAAGAACAACCAGTTCCAGGCCCTGCTGCAGTACGCGGACCCTGTGAGCGCCCAGCACGCCAAGCTG TCGCTGGACGGGCAGAACATCTACAACGCCTGCTGCACGCTGCGCATCGACTTTTCCAAGCTCACCAGCCTCAACGTCAAATACAACAATGACAAGAGCCGCGACTACACGCGCCCAGACCTGCCCTCCGGGGACAGCCAGCCCTCCCTGGACCAGACCATGGCCGCGGCCTTCG GTGCACCTGGTATAATCTCAGCCTCTCCGTATGCAGGAGCTGGTTTCCCTCCCACCTTTGCCATTCCTCAAGCTGCAG GCCTTTCCGTTCCCAACGTCCACGGAGCCCTGGCCCCCCTGGCTATCCCctcggcggcggcggcagctgcAGCGGCAGGCCGGATCGCCATCCCGGGCCTGGCGGGGGCAGGAAATTCTGTATTGCTGGTCAGCAACCTCAACCCAGAG AGAGTCACACCCCAAAGCCTCTTTATTCTTTTCG GCGTCTACGGGGACGTGCAGCGCGTGAAGATCCTGTTCAATAAGAAGGAGAACGCCCTGGTGCAGATGGCGGACGGCAACCAGGCCCAGCTGGGTGAGAG CCATGAGCCACCTGAATGGGCACAAACTGCACGGGAAGCCCATCCGCATCACACTGTCAAAGCACCAGAATGTGCAGCTGCCCCGCGAGGGCCAGGAGGACCAGGGCCTGACCAAGGACTATGGCAACTCACCCCTGCACCGCTTCAAGAAGCCGGGCTCCAAGAACTTCCAGAACATATTCCCGCCCTCAGCCACGCTGCACCTCTCCAACATCCC ACCCTCCGTCTCCGAGGAGGATCTCAAGGTTCTGTTCTCTAG
- the PTBP1 gene encoding polypyrimidine tract-binding protein 1 isoform X23, whose translation MSSSNSAANGNDSKKFKGDSRSAGVPSRVIHIRKLPIDVTEGEVISLGLPFGKVTNLLMLKGKNQAFIEMNTEEAANTMVNYYTSVTPVLRGQPIYIQFSNHKELKTDSSPNQARAQAALQAVNSVQSGNLALAASAAAVDAGMAMAGQSPVLRIIVENLFYPVTLDVLHQIFSKFGTVLKIITFTKNNQFQALLQYADPVSAQHAKLSLDGQNIYNACCTLRIDFSKLTSLNVKYNNDKSRDYTRPDLPSGDSQPSLDQTMAAAFGAPGIISASPYAGAGFPPTFAIPQAAGLSVPNVHGALAPLAIPSAAAAAAAAGRIAIPGLAGAGNSVLLVSNLNPEVLTPQSLFILFGVYGDVQRVKILFNKKENALVQMADGNQAQLAMSHLNGHKLHGKPIRITLSKHQNVQLPREGQEDQGLTKDYGNSPLHRFKKPGSKNFQNIFPPSATLHLSNIPPSVSEEDLKVLFSSNGGVVKGFKFFQKDRKMALIQMGSVEEAVQALIDLHNHDLGENHHLRVSFSKSTI comes from the exons ATGAGCAGCAGCAACTCGGCAG CAAACGGAAATGACAGCAAAAAGTTCAAAGGTGACAGCAGAAGCGCTGGCGTCCCCTCCAGAGTGATCCACATCCGGAAGCTCCCCATCGACGTCACAGAAGGAGAGGTCATCTCCCTGGGGCTGCCTTTCGGGAAGGTCACCAACCTCCTGATGCTGAAGGGGAAAAACCAG GCCTTCATCGAGATGAACACGGAGGAGGCTGCCAACACCATGGTGAACTACTACACCTCGGTGACGCCAGTGCTGCGCGGCCAGCCCATCTACATCCAGTTCTCCAACCACAAGGAGCTGAAGACCGACAGCTCTCCCAACCAGGCG CGGGCCCAGGCGGCCCTGCAGGCTGTGAACTCGGTCCAGTCGGGGAACCTGGCCTTGGCTGCCTCGGCGGCGGCCGTGGACGCAGGAATGGCGATGGCTGGGCAGAGCCCCGTGCTCAGGATCATTGTGGAGAACCTCTTCTACCCCGTGACCCTGGATGTGCTGCACCAG ATTTTTTCGAAGTTTGGCACAGTGTTGAAGATCATCACCTTCACCAAGAACAACCAGTTCCAGGCCCTGCTGCAGTACGCGGACCCTGTGAGCGCCCAGCACGCCAAGCTG TCGCTGGACGGGCAGAACATCTACAACGCCTGCTGCACGCTGCGCATCGACTTTTCCAAGCTCACCAGCCTCAACGTCAAATACAACAATGACAAGAGCCGCGACTACACGCGCCCAGACCTGCCCTCCGGGGACAGCCAGCCCTCCCTGGACCAGACCATGGCCGCGGCCTTCG GTGCACCTGGTATAATCTCAGCCTCTCCGTATGCAGGAGCTGGTTTCCCTCCCACCTTTGCCATTCCTCAAGCTGCAG GCCTTTCCGTTCCCAACGTCCACGGAGCCCTGGCCCCCCTGGCTATCCCctcggcggcggcggcagctgcAGCGGCAGGCCGGATCGCCATCCCGGGCCTGGCGGGGGCAGGAAATTCTGTATTGCTGGTCAGCAACCTCAACCCAGAGGTAC TCACACCCCAAAGCCTCTTTATTCTTTTCG GCGTCTACGGGGACGTGCAGCGCGTGAAGATCCTGTTCAATAAGAAGGAGAACGCCCTGGTGCAGATGGCGGACGGCAACCAGGCCCAGCTGG CCATGAGCCACCTGAATGGGCACAAACTGCACGGGAAGCCCATCCGCATCACACTGTCAAAGCACCAGAATGTGCAGCTGCCCCGCGAGGGCCAGGAGGACCAGGGCCTGACCAAGGACTATGGCAACTCACCCCTGCACCGCTTCAAGAAGCCGGGCTCCAAGAACTTCCAGAACATATTCCCGCCCTCAGCCACGCTGCACCTCTCCAACATCCC ACCCTCCGTCTCCGAGGAGGATCTCAAGGTTCTGTTCTCTAGCAATGGGGGCGTCGTCAAAGGATTCAAGTTCTTCCA GAAGGACCGCAAGATGGCACTGATCCAGATGGGCTCTGTGGAGGAGGCGGTCCAGGCCCTCATCGACCTGCACAACCATGACCTCGGGGAGAACCACCACCTGCGGGTCTCCTTCTCCAAGTCCACCATCTAG
- the PTBP1 gene encoding polypyrimidine tract-binding protein 1 isoform X27: MSSSNSAANGNDSKKFKGDSRSAGVPSRVIHIRKLPIDVTEGEVISLGLPFGKVTNLLMLKGKNQAFIEMNTEEAANTMVNYYTSVTPVLRGQPIYIQFSNHKELKTDSSPNQARAQAALQAVNSVQSGNLALAASAAAVDAGMAMAGQSPVLRIIVENLFYPVTLDVLHQIFSKFGTVLKIITFTKNNQFQALLQYADPVSAQHAKLSLDGQNIYNACCTLRIDFSKLTSLNVKYNNDKSRDYTRPDLPSGDSQPSLDQTMAAAFGLSVPNVHGALAPLAIPSAAAAAAAAGRIAIPGLAGAGNSVLLVSNLNPEVLTPQSLFILFGVYGDVQRVKILFNKKENALVQMADGNQAQLAMSHLNGHKLHGKPIRITLSKHQNVQLPREGQEDQGLTKDYGNSPLHRFKKPGSKNFQNIFPPSATLHLSNIPPSVSEEDLKVLFSSNGGVVKGFKFFQKDRKMALIQMGSVEEAVQALIDLHNHDLGENHHLRVSFSKSTI, from the exons ATGAGCAGCAGCAACTCGGCAG CAAACGGAAATGACAGCAAAAAGTTCAAAGGTGACAGCAGAAGCGCTGGCGTCCCCTCCAGAGTGATCCACATCCGGAAGCTCCCCATCGACGTCACAGAAGGAGAGGTCATCTCCCTGGGGCTGCCTTTCGGGAAGGTCACCAACCTCCTGATGCTGAAGGGGAAAAACCAG GCCTTCATCGAGATGAACACGGAGGAGGCTGCCAACACCATGGTGAACTACTACACCTCGGTGACGCCAGTGCTGCGCGGCCAGCCCATCTACATCCAGTTCTCCAACCACAAGGAGCTGAAGACCGACAGCTCTCCCAACCAGGCG CGGGCCCAGGCGGCCCTGCAGGCTGTGAACTCGGTCCAGTCGGGGAACCTGGCCTTGGCTGCCTCGGCGGCGGCCGTGGACGCAGGAATGGCGATGGCTGGGCAGAGCCCCGTGCTCAGGATCATTGTGGAGAACCTCTTCTACCCCGTGACCCTGGATGTGCTGCACCAG ATTTTTTCGAAGTTTGGCACAGTGTTGAAGATCATCACCTTCACCAAGAACAACCAGTTCCAGGCCCTGCTGCAGTACGCGGACCCTGTGAGCGCCCAGCACGCCAAGCTG TCGCTGGACGGGCAGAACATCTACAACGCCTGCTGCACGCTGCGCATCGACTTTTCCAAGCTCACCAGCCTCAACGTCAAATACAACAATGACAAGAGCCGCGACTACACGCGCCCAGACCTGCCCTCCGGGGACAGCCAGCCCTCCCTGGACCAGACCATGGCCGCGGCCTTCG GCCTTTCCGTTCCCAACGTCCACGGAGCCCTGGCCCCCCTGGCTATCCCctcggcggcggcggcagctgcAGCGGCAGGCCGGATCGCCATCCCGGGCCTGGCGGGGGCAGGAAATTCTGTATTGCTGGTCAGCAACCTCAACCCAGAGGTAC TCACACCCCAAAGCCTCTTTATTCTTTTCG GCGTCTACGGGGACGTGCAGCGCGTGAAGATCCTGTTCAATAAGAAGGAGAACGCCCTGGTGCAGATGGCGGACGGCAACCAGGCCCAGCTGG CCATGAGCCACCTGAATGGGCACAAACTGCACGGGAAGCCCATCCGCATCACACTGTCAAAGCACCAGAATGTGCAGCTGCCCCGCGAGGGCCAGGAGGACCAGGGCCTGACCAAGGACTATGGCAACTCACCCCTGCACCGCTTCAAGAAGCCGGGCTCCAAGAACTTCCAGAACATATTCCCGCCCTCAGCCACGCTGCACCTCTCCAACATCCC ACCCTCCGTCTCCGAGGAGGATCTCAAGGTTCTGTTCTCTAGCAATGGGGGCGTCGTCAAAGGATTCAAGTTCTTCCA GAAGGACCGCAAGATGGCACTGATCCAGATGGGCTCTGTGGAGGAGGCGGTCCAGGCCCTCATCGACCTGCACAACCATGACCTCGGGGAGAACCACCACCTGCGGGTCTCCTTCTCCAAGTCCACCATCTAG
- the PTBP1 gene encoding polypyrimidine tract-binding protein 1 isoform X28, producing the protein MDGIVPDIAVGTKRGSDELFSTCVTNGPFIMSSSNSAANGNDSKKFKGDSRSAGVPSRVIHIRKLPIDVTEGEVISLGLPFGKVTNLLMLKGKNQAFIEMNTEEAANTMVNYYTSVTPVLRGQPIYIQFSNHKELKTDSSPNQARAQAALQAVNSVQSGNLALAASAAAVDAGMAMAGQSPVLRIIVENLFYPVTLDVLHQIFSKFGTVLKIITFTKNNQFQALLQYADPVSAQHAKLSLDGQNIYNACCTLRIDFSKLTSLNVKYNNDKSRDYTRPDLPSGDSQPSLDQTMAAAFGLSVPNVHGALAPLAIPSAAAAAAAAGRIAIPGLAGAGNSVLLVSNLNPERVTPQSLFILFGVYGDVQRVKILFNKKENALVQMADGNQAQLGESHEPPEWAQTAREAHPHHTVKAPECAAAPRGPGGPGPDQGLWQLTPAPLQEAGLQELPEHIPALSHAAPLQHPTLRLRGGSQGSVL; encoded by the exons CGGGGATCTGACGAGCTTTTCTCTACTTGTGTCACTAACGGACCGTTTATCATGAGCAGCAGCAACTCGGCAG CAAACGGAAATGACAGCAAAAAGTTCAAAGGTGACAGCAGAAGCGCTGGCGTCCCCTCCAGAGTGATCCACATCCGGAAGCTCCCCATCGACGTCACAGAAGGAGAGGTCATCTCCCTGGGGCTGCCTTTCGGGAAGGTCACCAACCTCCTGATGCTGAAGGGGAAAAACCAG GCCTTCATCGAGATGAACACGGAGGAGGCTGCCAACACCATGGTGAACTACTACACCTCGGTGACGCCAGTGCTGCGCGGCCAGCCCATCTACATCCAGTTCTCCAACCACAAGGAGCTGAAGACCGACAGCTCTCCCAACCAGGCG CGGGCCCAGGCGGCCCTGCAGGCTGTGAACTCGGTCCAGTCGGGGAACCTGGCCTTGGCTGCCTCGGCGGCGGCCGTGGACGCAGGAATGGCGATGGCTGGGCAGAGCCCCGTGCTCAGGATCATTGTGGAGAACCTCTTCTACCCCGTGACCCTGGATGTGCTGCACCAG ATTTTTTCGAAGTTTGGCACAGTGTTGAAGATCATCACCTTCACCAAGAACAACCAGTTCCAGGCCCTGCTGCAGTACGCGGACCCTGTGAGCGCCCAGCACGCCAAGCTG TCGCTGGACGGGCAGAACATCTACAACGCCTGCTGCACGCTGCGCATCGACTTTTCCAAGCTCACCAGCCTCAACGTCAAATACAACAATGACAAGAGCCGCGACTACACGCGCCCAGACCTGCCCTCCGGGGACAGCCAGCCCTCCCTGGACCAGACCATGGCCGCGGCCTTCG GCCTTTCCGTTCCCAACGTCCACGGAGCCCTGGCCCCCCTGGCTATCCCctcggcggcggcggcagctgcAGCGGCAGGCCGGATCGCCATCCCGGGCCTGGCGGGGGCAGGAAATTCTGTATTGCTGGTCAGCAACCTCAACCCAGAG AGAGTCACACCCCAAAGCCTCTTTATTCTTTTCG GCGTCTACGGGGACGTGCAGCGCGTGAAGATCCTGTTCAATAAGAAGGAGAACGCCCTGGTGCAGATGGCGGACGGCAACCAGGCCCAGCTGGGTGAGAG CCATGAGCCACCTGAATGGGCACAAACTGCACGGGAAGCCCATCCGCATCACACTGTCAAAGCACCAGAATGTGCAGCTGCCCCGCGAGGGCCAGGAGGACCAGGGCCTGACCAAGGACTATGGCAACTCACCCCTGCACCGCTTCAAGAAGCCGGGCTCCAAGAACTTCCAGAACATATTCCCGCCCTCAGCCACGCTGCACCTCTCCAACATCCC ACCCTCCGTCTCCGAGGAGGATCTCAAGGTTCTGTTCTCTAG
- the PTBP1 gene encoding polypyrimidine tract-binding protein 1 isoform X19, which yields MDGIVPDIAVGTKRGSDELFSTCVTNGPFIMSSSNSAANGNDSKKFKGDSRSAGVPSRVIHIRKLPIDVTEGEVISLGLPFGKVTNLLMLKGKNQAFIEMNTEEAANTMVNYYTSVTPVLRGQPIYIQFSNHKELKTDSSPNQARAQAALQAVNSVQSGNLALAASAAAVDAGMAMAGQSPVLRIIVENLFYPVTLDVLHQIFSKFGTVLKIITFTKNNQFQALLQYADPVSAQHAKLSLDGQNIYNACCTLRIDFSKLTSLNVKYNNDKSRDYTRPDLPSGDSQPSLDQTMAAAFGLSVPNVHGALAPLAIPSAAAAAAAAGRIAIPGLAGAGNSVLLVSNLNPERVTPQSLFILFGVYGDVQRVKILFNKKENALVQMADGNQAQLAMSHLNGHKLHGKPIRITLSKHQNVQLPREGQEDQGLTKDYGNSPLHRFKKPGSKNFQNIFPPSATLHLSNIPPSVSEEDLKVLFSSNGGVVKGFKFFQKDRKMALIQMGSVEEAVQALIDLHNHDLGENHHLRVSFSKSTI from the exons CGGGGATCTGACGAGCTTTTCTCTACTTGTGTCACTAACGGACCGTTTATCATGAGCAGCAGCAACTCGGCAG CAAACGGAAATGACAGCAAAAAGTTCAAAGGTGACAGCAGAAGCGCTGGCGTCCCCTCCAGAGTGATCCACATCCGGAAGCTCCCCATCGACGTCACAGAAGGAGAGGTCATCTCCCTGGGGCTGCCTTTCGGGAAGGTCACCAACCTCCTGATGCTGAAGGGGAAAAACCAG GCCTTCATCGAGATGAACACGGAGGAGGCTGCCAACACCATGGTGAACTACTACACCTCGGTGACGCCAGTGCTGCGCGGCCAGCCCATCTACATCCAGTTCTCCAACCACAAGGAGCTGAAGACCGACAGCTCTCCCAACCAGGCG CGGGCCCAGGCGGCCCTGCAGGCTGTGAACTCGGTCCAGTCGGGGAACCTGGCCTTGGCTGCCTCGGCGGCGGCCGTGGACGCAGGAATGGCGATGGCTGGGCAGAGCCCCGTGCTCAGGATCATTGTGGAGAACCTCTTCTACCCCGTGACCCTGGATGTGCTGCACCAG ATTTTTTCGAAGTTTGGCACAGTGTTGAAGATCATCACCTTCACCAAGAACAACCAGTTCCAGGCCCTGCTGCAGTACGCGGACCCTGTGAGCGCCCAGCACGCCAAGCTG TCGCTGGACGGGCAGAACATCTACAACGCCTGCTGCACGCTGCGCATCGACTTTTCCAAGCTCACCAGCCTCAACGTCAAATACAACAATGACAAGAGCCGCGACTACACGCGCCCAGACCTGCCCTCCGGGGACAGCCAGCCCTCCCTGGACCAGACCATGGCCGCGGCCTTCG GCCTTTCCGTTCCCAACGTCCACGGAGCCCTGGCCCCCCTGGCTATCCCctcggcggcggcggcagctgcAGCGGCAGGCCGGATCGCCATCCCGGGCCTGGCGGGGGCAGGAAATTCTGTATTGCTGGTCAGCAACCTCAACCCAGAG AGAGTCACACCCCAAAGCCTCTTTATTCTTTTCG GCGTCTACGGGGACGTGCAGCGCGTGAAGATCCTGTTCAATAAGAAGGAGAACGCCCTGGTGCAGATGGCGGACGGCAACCAGGCCCAGCTGG CCATGAGCCACCTGAATGGGCACAAACTGCACGGGAAGCCCATCCGCATCACACTGTCAAAGCACCAGAATGTGCAGCTGCCCCGCGAGGGCCAGGAGGACCAGGGCCTGACCAAGGACTATGGCAACTCACCCCTGCACCGCTTCAAGAAGCCGGGCTCCAAGAACTTCCAGAACATATTCCCGCCCTCAGCCACGCTGCACCTCTCCAACATCCC ACCCTCCGTCTCCGAGGAGGATCTCAAGGTTCTGTTCTCTAGCAATGGGGGCGTCGTCAAAGGATTCAAGTTCTTCCA GAAGGACCGCAAGATGGCACTGATCCAGATGGGCTCTGTGGAGGAGGCGGTCCAGGCCCTCATCGACCTGCACAACCATGACCTCGGGGAGAACCACCACCTGCGGGTCTCCTTCTCCAAGTCCACCATCTAG
- the PTBP1 gene encoding polypyrimidine tract-binding protein 1 isoform X18 produces MRRGSIVPDIAVGTKRGSDELFSTCVTNGPFIMSSSNSAANGNDSKKFKGDSRSAGVPSRVIHIRKLPIDVTEGEVISLGLPFGKVTNLLMLKGKNQAFIEMNTEEAANTMVNYYTSVTPVLRGQPIYIQFSNHKELKTDSSPNQARAQAALQAVNSVQSGNLALAASAAAVDAGMAMAGQSPVLRIIVENLFYPVTLDVLHQIFSKFGTVLKIITFTKNNQFQALLQYADPVSAQHAKLSLDGQNIYNACCTLRIDFSKLTSLNVKYNNDKSRDYTRPDLPSGDSQPSLDQTMAAAFGLSVPNVHGALAPLAIPSAAAAAAAAGRIAIPGLAGAGNSVLLVSNLNPERVTPQSLFILFGVYGDVQRVKILFNKKENALVQMADGNQAQLAMSHLNGHKLHGKPIRITLSKHQNVQLPREGQEDQGLTKDYGNSPLHRFKKPGSKNFQNIFPPSATLHLSNIPPSVSEEDLKVLFSSNGGVVKGFKFFQKDRKMALIQMGSVEEAVQALIDLHNHDLGENHHLRVSFSKSTI; encoded by the exons CGGGGATCTGACGAGCTTTTCTCTACTTGTGTCACTAACGGACCGTTTATCATGAGCAGCAGCAACTCGGCAG CAAACGGAAATGACAGCAAAAAGTTCAAAGGTGACAGCAGAAGCGCTGGCGTCCCCTCCAGAGTGATCCACATCCGGAAGCTCCCCATCGACGTCACAGAAGGAGAGGTCATCTCCCTGGGGCTGCCTTTCGGGAAGGTCACCAACCTCCTGATGCTGAAGGGGAAAAACCAG GCCTTCATCGAGATGAACACGGAGGAGGCTGCCAACACCATGGTGAACTACTACACCTCGGTGACGCCAGTGCTGCGCGGCCAGCCCATCTACATCCAGTTCTCCAACCACAAGGAGCTGAAGACCGACAGCTCTCCCAACCAGGCG CGGGCCCAGGCGGCCCTGCAGGCTGTGAACTCGGTCCAGTCGGGGAACCTGGCCTTGGCTGCCTCGGCGGCGGCCGTGGACGCAGGAATGGCGATGGCTGGGCAGAGCCCCGTGCTCAGGATCATTGTGGAGAACCTCTTCTACCCCGTGACCCTGGATGTGCTGCACCAG ATTTTTTCGAAGTTTGGCACAGTGTTGAAGATCATCACCTTCACCAAGAACAACCAGTTCCAGGCCCTGCTGCAGTACGCGGACCCTGTGAGCGCCCAGCACGCCAAGCTG TCGCTGGACGGGCAGAACATCTACAACGCCTGCTGCACGCTGCGCATCGACTTTTCCAAGCTCACCAGCCTCAACGTCAAATACAACAATGACAAGAGCCGCGACTACACGCGCCCAGACCTGCCCTCCGGGGACAGCCAGCCCTCCCTGGACCAGACCATGGCCGCGGCCTTCG GCCTTTCCGTTCCCAACGTCCACGGAGCCCTGGCCCCCCTGGCTATCCCctcggcggcggcggcagctgcAGCGGCAGGCCGGATCGCCATCCCGGGCCTGGCGGGGGCAGGAAATTCTGTATTGCTGGTCAGCAACCTCAACCCAGAG AGAGTCACACCCCAAAGCCTCTTTATTCTTTTCG GCGTCTACGGGGACGTGCAGCGCGTGAAGATCCTGTTCAATAAGAAGGAGAACGCCCTGGTGCAGATGGCGGACGGCAACCAGGCCCAGCTGG CCATGAGCCACCTGAATGGGCACAAACTGCACGGGAAGCCCATCCGCATCACACTGTCAAAGCACCAGAATGTGCAGCTGCCCCGCGAGGGCCAGGAGGACCAGGGCCTGACCAAGGACTATGGCAACTCACCCCTGCACCGCTTCAAGAAGCCGGGCTCCAAGAACTTCCAGAACATATTCCCGCCCTCAGCCACGCTGCACCTCTCCAACATCCC ACCCTCCGTCTCCGAGGAGGATCTCAAGGTTCTGTTCTCTAGCAATGGGGGCGTCGTCAAAGGATTCAAGTTCTTCCA GAAGGACCGCAAGATGGCACTGATCCAGATGGGCTCTGTGGAGGAGGCGGTCCAGGCCCTCATCGACCTGCACAACCATGACCTCGGGGAGAACCACCACCTGCGGGTCTCCTTCTCCAAGTCCACCATCTAG
- the PTBP1 gene encoding polypyrimidine tract-binding protein 1 isoform X15 yields MDGIVPDIAVGTKRGSDELFSTCVTNGPFIMSSSNSAANGNDSKKFKGDSRSAGVPSRVIHIRKLPIDVTEGEVISLGLPFGKVTNLLMLKGKNQAFIEMNTEEAANTMVNYYTSVTPVLRGQPIYIQFSNHKELKTDSSPNQARAQAALQAVNSVQSGNLALAASAAAVDAGMAMAGQSPVLRIIVENLFYPVTLDVLHQIFSKFGTVLKIITFTKNNQFQALLQYADPVSAQHAKLSLDGQNIYNACCTLRIDFSKLTSLNVKYNNDKSRDYTRPDLPSGDSQPSLDQTMAAAFGAPGIISASPYAGAGFPPTFAIPQAAGLSVPNVHGALAPLAIPSAAAAAAAAGRIAIPGLAGAGNSVLLVSNLNPEVLTPQSLFILFGVYGDVQRVKILFNKKENALVQMADGNQAQLAMSHLNGHKLHGKPIRITLSKHQNVQLPREGQEDQGLTKDYGNSPLHRFKKPGSKNFQNIFPPSATLHLSNIPPSVSEEDLKVLFSSNGGVVKGFKFFQKDRKMALIQMGSVEEAVQALIDLHNHDLGENHHLRVSFSKSTI; encoded by the exons CGGGGATCTGACGAGCTTTTCTCTACTTGTGTCACTAACGGACCGTTTATCATGAGCAGCAGCAACTCGGCAG CAAACGGAAATGACAGCAAAAAGTTCAAAGGTGACAGCAGAAGCGCTGGCGTCCCCTCCAGAGTGATCCACATCCGGAAGCTCCCCATCGACGTCACAGAAGGAGAGGTCATCTCCCTGGGGCTGCCTTTCGGGAAGGTCACCAACCTCCTGATGCTGAAGGGGAAAAACCAG GCCTTCATCGAGATGAACACGGAGGAGGCTGCCAACACCATGGTGAACTACTACACCTCGGTGACGCCAGTGCTGCGCGGCCAGCCCATCTACATCCAGTTCTCCAACCACAAGGAGCTGAAGACCGACAGCTCTCCCAACCAGGCG CGGGCCCAGGCGGCCCTGCAGGCTGTGAACTCGGTCCAGTCGGGGAACCTGGCCTTGGCTGCCTCGGCGGCGGCCGTGGACGCAGGAATGGCGATGGCTGGGCAGAGCCCCGTGCTCAGGATCATTGTGGAGAACCTCTTCTACCCCGTGACCCTGGATGTGCTGCACCAG ATTTTTTCGAAGTTTGGCACAGTGTTGAAGATCATCACCTTCACCAAGAACAACCAGTTCCAGGCCCTGCTGCAGTACGCGGACCCTGTGAGCGCCCAGCACGCCAAGCTG TCGCTGGACGGGCAGAACATCTACAACGCCTGCTGCACGCTGCGCATCGACTTTTCCAAGCTCACCAGCCTCAACGTCAAATACAACAATGACAAGAGCCGCGACTACACGCGCCCAGACCTGCCCTCCGGGGACAGCCAGCCCTCCCTGGACCAGACCATGGCCGCGGCCTTCG GTGCACCTGGTATAATCTCAGCCTCTCCGTATGCAGGAGCTGGTTTCCCTCCCACCTTTGCCATTCCTCAAGCTGCAG GCCTTTCCGTTCCCAACGTCCACGGAGCCCTGGCCCCCCTGGCTATCCCctcggcggcggcggcagctgcAGCGGCAGGCCGGATCGCCATCCCGGGCCTGGCGGGGGCAGGAAATTCTGTATTGCTGGTCAGCAACCTCAACCCAGAGGTAC TCACACCCCAAAGCCTCTTTATTCTTTTCG GCGTCTACGGGGACGTGCAGCGCGTGAAGATCCTGTTCAATAAGAAGGAGAACGCCCTGGTGCAGATGGCGGACGGCAACCAGGCCCAGCTGG CCATGAGCCACCTGAATGGGCACAAACTGCACGGGAAGCCCATCCGCATCACACTGTCAAAGCACCAGAATGTGCAGCTGCCCCGCGAGGGCCAGGAGGACCAGGGCCTGACCAAGGACTATGGCAACTCACCCCTGCACCGCTTCAAGAAGCCGGGCTCCAAGAACTTCCAGAACATATTCCCGCCCTCAGCCACGCTGCACCTCTCCAACATCCC ACCCTCCGTCTCCGAGGAGGATCTCAAGGTTCTGTTCTCTAGCAATGGGGGCGTCGTCAAAGGATTCAAGTTCTTCCA GAAGGACCGCAAGATGGCACTGATCCAGATGGGCTCTGTGGAGGAGGCGGTCCAGGCCCTCATCGACCTGCACAACCATGACCTCGGGGAGAACCACCACCTGCGGGTCTCCTTCTCCAAGTCCACCATCTAG